One genomic segment of Roseivirga misakiensis includes these proteins:
- a CDS encoding DUF4129 domain-containing protein, producing MRIINGLILLFFFSCSALAQGLNTAEPVIEIREFNEQKLADYRANSDFQYELVKPEPPNAFERLVARVQDWFWRVLNSGTTGTIIEILWKGGLVFAFVYFIIKIFGVEVSTLFKPSKPNKLDYEVNEEQLDAINFEEEIAKALTQKQWRFAIRLTYLNALKRMADAGLLKVKKGKTNRDYLYELSGSDAENDFERLSFIFDYTWYGHFEADDSIAAQAQEHFANIVDIKGKGK from the coding sequence ATGAGGATTATTAATGGCCTGATTCTATTATTCTTTTTCAGTTGCTCAGCACTCGCTCAGGGCTTAAATACGGCTGAACCTGTCATTGAAATCCGTGAATTCAATGAGCAGAAATTAGCTGATTATAGAGCTAACAGTGATTTTCAATATGAACTTGTAAAACCCGAACCGCCGAATGCTTTTGAGCGCTTAGTGGCAAGAGTACAAGATTGGTTTTGGCGTGTGCTAAATTCTGGTACTACAGGCACCATCATAGAAATACTTTGGAAAGGAGGTTTAGTTTTCGCCTTTGTTTACTTCATCATTAAAATCTTTGGAGTAGAAGTTTCGACTTTATTTAAACCCAGTAAGCCAAACAAGTTGGACTATGAGGTCAATGAAGAACAATTAGACGCCATAAACTTTGAGGAGGAGATCGCGAAAGCTTTAACGCAAAAACAGTGGCGCTTTGCCATCAGGCTTACTTATCTAAATGCCCTTAAACGCATGGCAGATGCTGGTTTGTTAAAAGTGAAAAAGGGTAAAACAAACAGAGATTATCTATACGAGCTTTCAGGCAGCGACGCCGAAAATGATTTTGAAAGATTAAGTTTCATTTTTGACTATACATGGTATGGCCATTTTGAGGCCGACGATAGTATTGCGGCACAAGCACAAGAGCATTTTGCCAATATTGTAGATATAAAAGGGAAGGGCAAATGA
- a CDS encoding AAA family ATPase has translation MENQESFENRVDLTNLKAGVAQIREQIGKVIVGQKQMVDLIITAVLADGHILLEGVPGVAKTLVAKLVARSMDVDFSRVQFTPDLMPSDVLGTSVFNMKTTEFDFKKGPIFSNLVLIDEINRAPAKTQAALFEVMEERQVTVDGNTYQMESPYLVLATQNPVEQEGTYRLPEAQLDRFLFKIEIGYPDVSDEKEILLRAANRKGDQVEEVSPVIKAKDIAAYKETLKEIIIDEKLLGYIAEIVGNTRQDQSIYLGASPRASLALLNGSRAFAAIQGRDFVTPEDIQFLATHVLKHRIILTPEKEMEGISAEEVIQQLVAKTEVPR, from the coding sequence ATGGAAAATCAGGAATCTTTTGAAAACAGGGTAGACCTAACCAATCTGAAAGCGGGTGTTGCTCAGATTAGAGAGCAGATTGGTAAAGTTATAGTAGGGCAGAAGCAAATGGTCGATTTGATCATTACTGCGGTTTTGGCCGATGGCCATATTCTACTTGAAGGTGTGCCCGGAGTTGCTAAGACTTTAGTGGCCAAGTTAGTGGCTAGAAGCATGGATGTTGACTTTTCCAGAGTGCAGTTTACCCCTGATTTAATGCCTTCTGATGTGTTGGGTACAAGCGTTTTCAATATGAAAACAACAGAATTCGACTTCAAGAAGGGGCCAATTTTTTCAAATCTAGTCCTCATAGATGAAATCAACAGGGCGCCTGCGAAAACGCAGGCAGCACTTTTCGAAGTTATGGAAGAAAGACAGGTAACTGTTGATGGAAATACCTATCAAATGGAGAGTCCATATTTGGTACTCGCTACGCAAAACCCTGTGGAACAAGAAGGTACCTACCGATTGCCTGAGGCACAGCTTGATCGTTTCCTTTTCAAAATTGAGATAGGTTATCCTGATGTAAGCGATGAAAAAGAGATTTTACTAAGAGCTGCCAACAGAAAAGGTGATCAGGTAGAAGAAGTATCTCCTGTAATAAAGGCCAAGGATATCGCAGCGTATAAAGAAACTTTAAAGGAGATCATCATCGATGAAAAACTGTTGGGCTACATCGCTGAAATTGTGGGCAATACCCGCCAAGATCAGTCGATTTATTTAGGGGCGTCGCCAAGGGCATCACTTGCGTTACTCAATGGTTCTCGAGCGTTTGCGGCTATTCAAGGCCGTGATTTTGTTACACCAGAAGACATACAGTTTTTGGCTACCCATGTGCTCAAACATAGAATAATTCTTACACCAGAAAAGGAAATGGAAGGGATATCTGCCGAGGAGGTAATCCAACAGTTAGTGGCTAAAACCGAGGTGCCTCGTTAA
- a CDS encoding DUF4350 domain-containing protein, producing the protein MKDRKYVVALIALVIVYVFLEMRKGESLDWTASFHNRHSIPFGTMATHDLMKDMLSDSAVESSYETVYEIATEGEERNLLILAERIAFSDDELEKLLDYVNRGKTVIIGGKEFLGGLRDSLEFTPLVTDPLLTYDLEAIQENLAGESKQLITTDLGGVAKSYSFSSVATTSAILSYNEDNFNVLAKNEAEQPVLLEYKGSKGRLILTTMPLALTNYFVLNEETTSFASSVLSLFPEDEPVLHVEYYQLGRLESQTPLRVVLANRSLRWGMFILLFTLLIFIFFESKRRQRIIPLIDPMKNLSVEFVETLGRLYYRQKDHRKLATKRVTYWKDFVRRKYNLRTDNLSNQFTEDLAKKSGLDIKEIELLLVSINHVEAGNEISLEELMLMEKQLNAFYGIE; encoded by the coding sequence ATGAAAGATAGAAAGTATGTCGTAGCCCTAATAGCCTTAGTCATAGTCTATGTGTTTCTTGAAATGCGAAAGGGAGAATCATTAGACTGGACAGCTTCTTTCCATAATAGACACTCCATTCCTTTTGGAACAATGGCTACACATGATCTGATGAAAGACATGTTATCCGATTCGGCAGTAGAATCATCTTACGAAACCGTTTATGAGATCGCTACAGAAGGCGAAGAAAGAAATTTGCTCATTCTGGCCGAACGTATCGCCTTTTCTGACGATGAGCTAGAAAAACTCTTAGACTATGTAAACAGAGGCAAAACAGTGATTATTGGGGGCAAAGAGTTTCTGGGAGGCCTAAGAGATTCGCTTGAATTTACCCCGTTAGTCACCGATCCATTGCTCACCTATGACCTAGAAGCTATTCAAGAAAACCTTGCTGGTGAATCGAAACAGCTCATTACAACAGACTTGGGAGGGGTAGCCAAAAGCTATTCATTTTCTAGTGTGGCGACCACATCAGCGATTTTGTCCTATAATGAGGACAATTTCAATGTGTTAGCGAAGAATGAGGCCGAGCAGCCTGTTTTATTAGAATACAAGGGCTCAAAGGGTAGACTAATTCTAACTACCATGCCTTTAGCCCTAACGAATTACTTTGTACTTAATGAAGAAACGACATCTTTTGCCTCTTCAGTACTTAGTCTCTTTCCAGAAGACGAGCCGGTGCTCCATGTAGAATATTATCAGTTAGGTAGACTGGAATCACAGACGCCATTAAGAGTTGTTTTAGCCAATAGATCACTCCGATGGGGCATGTTTATTTTGCTTTTTACTTTGTTGATATTCATCTTTTTTGAGTCGAAAAGAAGACAACGTATCATCCCACTGATCGATCCGATGAAGAACCTTTCAGTGGAGTTTGTGGAAACGCTAGGTCGGTTGTACTACAGGCAAAAAGATCACCGAAAATTAGCCACAAAGCGAGTAACCTATTGGAAAGACTTTGTAAGAAGAAAATACAACCTAAGAACAGATAACCTGAGTAACCAGTTTACCGAGGACTTGGCTAAAAAGTCTGGATTAGATATAAAAGAAATAGAATTACTATTAGTGTCAATCAACCATGTGGAGGCAGGGAATGAGATAAGTTTAGAAGAGTTGATGCTGATGGAAAAACAACTAAATGCATTTTACGGAATAGAATAA
- a CDS encoding stage II sporulation protein M, producing MRESAFVKANISKWEEFESLIGTKAKKDPDELADLFVQLTDDLSYAKTHYPQSEITVYLNNLSTKVHQYIYRNRKERRNRFVEFWKLELPKIFWVHRKEFLYSLIFFLAACLIGAFSAANDDAFVRLILGDEYVNMTLSNIERGVPLGVYGKMAQADMFVFITFNNVRVSFIAFAMGVVASIGTVFMLFQNGVMLGSFQYFFYSKGLLVTSLLTIWIHGTIEIISIVVAGGAGLIMGNSMLFPGTYTRMESLRRGALTGAKVVLGLVPMFILAGFLESYVTRLFDMPDFLKAIIIFGSLAFMIYYIILYPRKLYKDVL from the coding sequence ATGAGGGAGTCGGCCTTCGTGAAGGCAAATATAAGTAAATGGGAAGAGTTTGAAAGCTTGATCGGCACGAAGGCGAAGAAGGATCCTGACGAACTCGCCGATCTATTTGTGCAGCTCACAGATGATCTCTCCTACGCAAAAACGCATTACCCTCAATCAGAGATTACAGTCTACCTGAATAATCTATCGACTAAAGTCCACCAATATATTTATCGTAATAGAAAGGAACGCCGAAACCGTTTTGTCGAATTCTGGAAATTAGAACTACCGAAGATTTTCTGGGTACATCGAAAGGAGTTTCTTTACTCGCTGATTTTCTTTTTAGCTGCTTGCCTGATCGGTGCATTCTCCGCTGCGAATGATGATGCTTTTGTGCGGTTGATCTTAGGTGATGAATACGTAAATATGACCCTGAGTAATATAGAAAGAGGTGTACCGCTAGGTGTCTATGGTAAAATGGCTCAAGCCGATATGTTCGTTTTCATCACTTTTAATAATGTGAGGGTTTCATTTATAGCATTTGCTATGGGCGTGGTAGCCTCCATAGGAACGGTATTTATGTTGTTTCAAAATGGTGTGATGCTGGGCTCATTTCAATATTTCTTTTACTCTAAAGGCCTTTTAGTTACTTCATTGTTGACCATCTGGATACACGGGACCATAGAAATTATATCGATTGTTGTAGCTGGCGGTGCAGGATTAATTATGGGTAATTCCATGCTTTTTCCAGGTACTTACACCCGAATGGAATCGCTCAGAAGGGGAGCCTTAACAGGTGCCAAAGTGGTTTTGGGCTTGGTGCCCATGTTTATATTAGCAGGCTTTCTAGAGTCCTATGTGACTAGGCTTTTTGATATGCCTGACTTTTTGAAAGCCATAATCATATTTGGCTCGCTGGCCTTCATGATTTATTACATTATATTATATCCTAGAAAACTGTATAAAGATGTCTTATAG
- a CDS encoding DUF58 domain-containing protein: MNFYRSIYLTNRFFYAAGFIIFLFVVGFAFPFVTVIAEGLFYLAIACILIDVLLLYRTKDGIQIERLCTEKFSNGDDNPIRLIIENLYPITLDLEVIDELPEQLQVRDQVFELSLTSGEVKEIHYKIRPTKRGEYAFGVVNVFISTFLSIVRRRYQLGDEKNVAVYPSFIQMRKYELLAISNQLQSFGVKKIRRIGNNMEFEQIKNYVSGDDYRKVNWKATARKNQLMVNQYQDERSQQVYSVIDKGRVMKMPFESLSLLDYAINSSLVISNIALKKGDKAGIITFQHKVNSLLPASARNMQLNLILEHLYKQKTGYKETDYSKLYITLKRKVTQRSLILLYTNFESVSALKRQLPFLRKIRQQHLLVCIFFQNTEVDKLIDSPANDIEEVYTKGIAEQLSFEKKLIVKELKAHGIHSILTPPKELSVNTINKYLELKSRGLI; the protein is encoded by the coding sequence ATGAATTTTTACCGGTCTATATATCTTACCAACAGGTTCTTTTACGCAGCAGGATTCATCATATTTCTGTTTGTGGTAGGCTTTGCCTTCCCATTCGTCACCGTCATTGCCGAAGGTCTATTTTACTTGGCAATTGCGTGCATTTTGATCGATGTTTTGCTTCTGTATAGGACAAAAGATGGTATACAAATAGAGCGGCTCTGTACGGAGAAATTTTCGAATGGAGATGATAACCCCATCCGACTTATTATAGAAAATCTGTACCCGATTACCCTAGACCTAGAAGTGATTGATGAATTACCAGAGCAACTACAAGTTAGGGATCAGGTATTTGAATTATCCTTGACTTCGGGCGAAGTAAAGGAAATCCATTATAAAATAAGGCCTACGAAACGAGGTGAATATGCCTTTGGTGTGGTGAATGTCTTTATATCCACTTTTCTCAGTATTGTCCGAAGACGTTATCAATTGGGCGATGAGAAAAATGTAGCAGTTTATCCTTCATTTATTCAAATGAGGAAGTATGAGCTACTGGCCATTTCAAATCAACTCCAGTCATTTGGGGTGAAAAAGATTCGAAGAATCGGGAATAACATGGAATTTGAGCAAATCAAAAACTATGTTTCTGGTGATGATTACCGTAAGGTAAACTGGAAGGCAACTGCTCGAAAAAACCAGCTGATGGTTAATCAGTATCAAGACGAAAGGTCTCAACAAGTTTACTCTGTAATCGATAAAGGTAGAGTGATGAAAATGCCATTTGAAAGCTTGAGTTTGCTAGACTACGCGATTAATTCAAGCCTTGTGATTTCTAACATCGCCCTAAAAAAGGGTGACAAGGCGGGGATCATTACATTTCAGCATAAGGTAAATTCACTGCTGCCGGCTTCTGCCAGAAATATGCAGTTGAACTTGATTTTGGAGCATCTTTACAAGCAGAAAACAGGATATAAAGAGACCGACTATTCTAAGCTTTACATCACCCTAAAAAGAAAAGTTACTCAGCGTTCTTTGATCCTGTTGTATACCAATTTTGAGTCGGTTTCGGCTTTGAAAAGACAGCTTCCTTTTCTAAGAAAGATTAGGCAACAACACCTATTAGTTTGTATTTTTTTCCAAAATACAGAGGTTGATAAATTAATCGATTCCCCTGCAAACGATATTGAGGAAGTATATACCAAGGGAATTGCCGAACAACTATCCTTTGAAAAGAAACTAATTGTGAAGGAGTTGAAAGCCCATGGTATCCACTCTATACTTACGCCCCCTAAAGAACTGAGCGTGAATACAATCAATAAGTATTTAGAGCTAAAATCAAGGGGCTTGATATGA
- a CDS encoding RDD family protein, whose amino-acid sequence MQAVSIQTTQNIQLEYPIAGIADRLLAFAIDLCIMLGFFLLFNFISRLLGLGGLAVNLTLVVAAYLYRLVAEVFFNGQTAGKVALRIKVVKLDGSTPSFAAYFLRWLLEVIDFLIVGLGVVFIILTKRGQRVGDLLAGTTVVKIKKITSTNLQNKVLMDKVDEAYEPQIFEAANINDAEVRLIKDALRAFKNDANQKPITLIERKIKEKYNIQSDLPTVKFLYTLLRDHTYYVTK is encoded by the coding sequence ATGCAAGCTGTTAGCATTCAAACAACACAAAACATTCAGCTCGAGTATCCGATTGCTGGAATTGCAGATCGATTGCTGGCATTTGCTATTGATCTGTGTATCATGTTGGGCTTCTTTTTGCTATTCAATTTCATCAGTCGTCTGCTCGGACTTGGAGGCTTAGCCGTGAATTTAACTTTAGTCGTGGCGGCCTATCTCTACCGGCTCGTTGCGGAGGTCTTTTTTAATGGTCAAACTGCTGGAAAGGTAGCTTTGAGAATTAAAGTGGTAAAACTAGACGGAAGTACGCCCTCTTTTGCGGCCTATTTCCTTCGCTGGCTTTTAGAAGTAATTGACTTTTTAATAGTAGGTCTCGGTGTTGTCTTTATTATCTTAACTAAAAGAGGTCAGCGTGTTGGCGATCTACTTGCAGGAACTACAGTGGTTAAAATCAAAAAAATTACCTCCACTAACCTTCAGAATAAAGTTTTGATGGACAAAGTGGATGAAGCCTATGAACCACAAATTTTCGAGGCCGCTAACATCAATGATGCTGAGGTAAGATTGATTAAAGATGCCCTAAGAGCTTTTAAAAATGACGCTAACCAAAAGCCAATAACGCTAATCGAGCGCAAGATTAAGGAGAAATACAATATCCAGAGTGACTTGCCGACCGTTAAGTTTCTCTATACGCTTTTAAGAGATCATACATAC